The following is a genomic window from Dehalogenimonas sp. 4OHTPN.
CTCGGACATCGCGACCAAGGAGCCGGTGAGAAAGGCCCTATCGCATATCGCCGAGCACCTCCGGCGCAAAGGGGCAAATCTCCAGATCGTCCAGTTGCCGCAGCTCGAAGGTCAAGCGAAGACAGGCATCGATGACTACCTCCTGAAGCACTCGCTTGCCGAAGCCGAAGCCCTGGTGGGCGAATTCCGACTCGAGGAAGAGGATAAGGAGAGGTATGTCGCCGGGTTCATTCTCCGCGACGGCACCGTCGGCGAGATGGTCGTCGACGACGAAGACCGTTATTTCATGGTCGCGTCAAACGGCGCGGTCAAGAAGGCTTACCAGTACGAGACGCCGAAAGCAATCTACCTGCCCACCTCGGACCTTCTGGTCGGCCACGTGGTTCATTTCGCGCCGGGAGCATCGCCTTACGACTCCCAGGCCAGGCTGTTCGCTGAAATCAGGCGCTTCATCCATTACTACCTTGAGCTGCCGGCAGACTTCGAGGAGATCGCCTCGCTATACGTCCTACTTTCCTGGGTCTACGAGTTCGCCCCGTCGATTCCTTACCTCCGGGTGATCGGCGATTGGGGCACCGGAAAAACCCGGTTTCTGCAGGTCGTCGGCAGCATCTGCTTTCGGCCGATGTTTGCTTCTGGCGCCACGACCCCAGCCCCGATTTTCCGAATTCTCGAGCAATTCCGGGGGACTCTCGTGCTAGATGAGGCCGACTTCAAGGACTCAACCGCCTGGGCAGAGATGGTGAAGCTTTTGAACAACGGTTACCGCCCGGGCATGCCTGTGCTACGGGCTGACAAAGAGAACGGTAAGTGGTTTCCCCGCGGCTATCAGGTGTTCGGTCCCAAGATACTTTCGACCAGGTTCCAGTTTAGCGACGAGGCGTTAGAGAGCCGCTGCCTCACTTCCGAGATGATGCCTTTAACCCGGGATGACATTCCGCGGGTGTTGCCGCAGTCATTCGATGCCGAGGTCGGCAGGCTCAGGTCGAAGCTTCTCACCTTCCGCCTCAACAACCTGTGCCGTCTGAAGGGCAAGACCTTCGGCAACGAGCTTCTCGAACCCAACCTTCAGCCGCGCCTCCAGGAGATCCTGATTCCCTTGAAGGCCATGCTTAATGGTGACGGCGCCATGGTCGAGGCGTTGGGCAATTTCGTTCACCGGCTGCAGGAATCTCTTTATGCCCGGCGCCGGGAGTCCGATGCCGGACGGGTGCTCTCGGCGATGATCGAATTGAACACCGAAGGCGCCGAACTAACATCCCGGAGCATCGCCACCAAGGCCAATCGCCTTGATGAAGAAGCTCCGGAACTTACCCCCGAAAGAGTCGGCCACCTCACCAAACGGCTGGGCTTTGCCAAGGACCGTATCGGCAAGAACCGTCAAAGGACTATCCGCTGGGAGACTGAAAGGGCGAAAAGACTGTGCTCGATGTATGGCATCAAAGACGATAGCCCCGTATCCCCTGGAAAACCGTCCGCTCCGTCCGAACCGTCCGCATTAGATACAAATCCGGCGGACGGTTTCGGAGCGGCTTTTTCAAACCGTCCGCCGTCTGAAGCTGAATCCGCTGTTTTGGCGGACGGTTTTACGAAGTCGCCCGCAAACCGTCCGCCAAACCCCAAAGCTAAGCCCAATCGTGAGGCGGACAGTGCGGACGGTTCGGACGGTTTGCGCAGGGGTAAGGCGGCCCTCGGTGATGATGAGGTCCCCGGCCCTTCTTTTGAGAGGACGATATGAAGAAAAGGCGCTCGCTCTATGACTGCAACCACGCCCGGGTGCTGGGAGCGCGGATCTATTGCCGCCGCGGCTACCCGCTGTCTTTCAAGGCCGGCACCGGCAGCCTCGACATCAAGCGGCTCGCCCGCGGCGAACCGCTGGTGCTCGACATCTGCCAGAACTGCCCGGATTGCGACCAACTAGTACCGAAGGTGCCCCAGGAGGAGCGCGGCTGGCTTAAGAAGAAGGAGGCAAAATCATGATCGAGTTCCTGGGAAGGCTGTACGAAAGCCTGTGGCGAAAAATCGGCGGCCGGCCGTGGACCGAGATCATCCGAGACGACCAGAAGAAGTCGCCCCTCGTCTTCATGCTTATCTTTCTCGGCCTGGGCATGCTGCTTCTGCGGTTTGGCGGCAAGTACTGGTGGCAGATCCTCATCGGCTTTTTCCTGGGGATCCTGTGCGGCCATTTCTGGTGGTAGCGCCATGGAAGAACGTTTCAACCGGATCAAACGGATGCAGCAGGACCTGGCGAATGAACTCCAGGTGTTTATGTGCGAGCTCTTTTCAAGCGCCGCCGACCCGGCCGTGGTGATGAGCTTCGCCCGGAGGCTCGGCATGGACGTCTCGGCCGGGAGGCCTTCGCCACCTCAGCCACCGACCCACGACCCGTACCGTGTCCTCGGTTGCGAGCGGTCGATGCCCCAGGAACAGGTTAGGCGCCGCTACCTCGACCTGCTTAGAAAGATTCACCCCGATACCGCCGGCATCAAGGGCACCGAGTACTTGACCCAGCTGGTGACCGAGGCCTTCAGGAAGATTTCCGTTGAGAATAGGTGGTAGGCATGAAAGATGAAAACGTCCTGGAACTTCTTTCCGAGATCTTAAGGTTTGAAGGGTCGGTGGATATGGACAAGGACTACCGCATCGGCTGGGGCTGGCGCCACGTCAAGATCTGGCCGGCGACGCTTGCCAAGCTGTTCAAGGAAGGTTACATCGAAAATGTCTTCCGCTCCAACTCCTTCACCGGCTACCGCTTAAGCGAACTCGGCAAAAGGCTGCTTTCGGCTGAAAAGACTCCTCCCCAGACGCACCAGGGGTCGAAATTAGCGGAGGCCGATTCTCTATTCGCTGATATCATCGGGCATGACGGCGTAAAAGAGCTTCTGAGGGCCTCACTTCTGGCCGAAAAGCCGGTGCATGTCCTTTTGACCGGTCCGCCGGCGCTGGCCAAGACGCTTTTTCTTTGGGACATCGAAAAGGCCGGCGGCGAGAAAGCAATCTGGCTGGTGGGTTCGGCGACATCGAAGGCCGGCTTGTGGGATCTGGTCGCCGAGCGCGAGCCGCGGGTGCTTCTCATCGACGAGATCGACAAGATGAACGCCTCCGACACTGCGGCGCTTCTGACCATGATGGAAGGTGGCAGGCTGGTCCGGGCTAAAAGAGGCCGCGAGCTCAACATCAACAATCCCCTTTGGGTGGTCGCTGCGTCGAACCGGTGCGAGAAGCTGTCGTCGGAACTTAGGTCTCGCTTTGCCGTCCGAAACCTCAACCCGTACGGCCGGGCGGAGTACCTCACCGTCGTGAAGGGCGTGCTGGTCCGCTCCGAAGGCCTTAGCCCGGAGCTTGCCTCGGAGGTCGCCAACCGTCTCGATGGGCTGACACAAAACGTACGGGATGCTATCCGGGTGGCCAGGCTCGCCCCGCAGCTCGGCGTCGACAAGGCGGTTAAATTACTTTTGGGAGGATTAGAGGGTGAAGACTGAAAAAGAAATCAGGCAGAAGCTGGAATATTACCGGGGAATCCTTGCCATCATCGAGGCAAAGAGAACAAGGACCCGCTCCGAGGGTTACTTTAAAGGCGCCCGGCCGTTTCCGGAGGATGCCCTGCACCTGCTCACTGCCGGGGCGAATGTCGATGAAGTCATCACCGATTCTCCGCCTGCCGAACAGGAGTTTATCCGCCAGTGGTTTGGTTCGCTGTCGGCCAGCGCCTTGCAGCTCATCACCGCCCTGGCCGGAATTCTGGGCTGGGTGCTCGATGAGGCCGAAGTGGTGGAGGGGGTGACCCCCCACCAGGCAAAATAGCTTCAAATCAGGGAGTTTTATAGTGGTTGAAAACCAACCATTTAGCTTTGTCAGGCGCAACCGGTTTACAGCCGATTTACGATTAAAACGGAAACCAGCGGCTAACCGCTTTAGCTTTGGCGGTTGAAAAAGAGGTTATATGGATGACCAGTTTGTCGAAAAAGTGAAGGAACTTGCGGGCGGTAATATGTCGCAACGCAAGATCGCCGAAAAACTGAATGTGCCCCGAAACCAGGTACAGAAGGTCTTAGCGGCATCGAAAGCCCCGGCCGACGGCGCTCCCCAAGTGTCCGAGGGGCAGTTGCGAAAGATCATTCGCGAGGAGCTAAAAAGCGCCAGGGAATCGGACAAGGCGGATGAAAAGGAGAAAGCGAACGGGCAGTTCCCCCTAGTGCGCAAGATGGGTGGCGGCATGGAGGTCATCGCCCCGGAGGCGGTCTTGCGCCAGTACATGGGCGGCACCCCCGAAGAAGAGACCGAGCTTCGGGCGATTATGAAGTTCCGGGCGGCGATGCTCATGGTCATGGATCTTGTGAACATTCAGAAGGGTTCCGCTGAAGCCGATGCCAAGCGGATGATCCCCATTCTCAGTCTGATGAAGGAAACGAGGGAGGAGCAAGACGCCGCGGCCGCCAGGGCTAAAGCCTCGAGCGAAGAAATCGCCGACCGAGCAGCCCACGAGACGGCGGCTCACCTCCTGGGTGCCATCTCCCAGAATAACACCCAGGTCAGCGGCTCGCTCGATCAGATTCGTCAGATTCTTTCCGGCAAGAACGACGATCCATTCAGCCGCTTGATGAATATGATGCAGTCGATGCAGAGTTTGTCCCAGATGTTCGGTATGCCGATGCCGGGCATGATGCCAGGTGCTCCACCGCCTGGCTCACCTGGTATCCAACCGCCGCCAAATCCGCAACCTATCGAGAGATACAAGATAAACGAAACGGAGGAAAAAGATGTTTGATTTCATGCAGTTGGCCAGCTCACCCCAATCCCAGGAGATGATGTTCCGGATGATGAGCCGACAGATGGGTCAGGCGCCGCCAGAGGTCAGGGATGCAGTAGCCCGGGTGGAAGTGGTCATTAAAAAGGGCGAACGGGGCTTCGAACTTCGTATGAGCCATAGCGACAATGCTAAAGTTGAAGAGATGACCAAGCAGTCGGTTGAGAGTTGGGTTGATTTGCTGAGCCGTGGATTTCAGGCTGTTGGATATAAGGTGAAGATCTATGAATAGCTGGCTGTCGCCGTTATATTCACTGCTGTTTCTGGCGCTTTGGCGCGTGTCATACGAAGCCGCCAACAATACCCAAAAAACTCATCATGCAGAAGATGTCTCTACCCGAGAAAATCGGCAGTCAGAAGCTCCGCTCACTTCTCAAAGGGAGTGGGCGGAGAAGGCTGTGCTCAAATATAAGGAGTGCCAACCGAGAAAGTGGGAGAGTTGGAGCAAGTCAATGTTTGAAGACAAATAAGTTGGGATTAAGATTCACCGTTGGACATCATGGGGGAAATCAATCCGATCACAAG
Proteins encoded in this region:
- a CDS encoding DUF3854 domain-containing protein, encoding MATKDLCADKAATPDAFSEVVPELLERHLRHLLEDTGLDLDIIRERKYRSIVCKAELGRLGFASSQQRVPGLLIPLWGVDGQAAGYQFRSDKPRTNAQGKVVKYELPAGSANRLDCLPRCQKGLGNPKIPLWITEGSKKADALATHGACAISVTGVWGFKGKNEFGGVTFLADWDHIAVKDRKVYLAFDSDIATKEPVRKALSHIAEHLRRKGANLQIVQLPQLEGQAKTGIDDYLLKHSLAEAEALVGEFRLEEEDKERYVAGFILRDGTVGEMVVDDEDRYFMVASNGAVKKAYQYETPKAIYLPTSDLLVGHVVHFAPGASPYDSQARLFAEIRRFIHYYLELPADFEEIASLYVLLSWVYEFAPSIPYLRVIGDWGTGKTRFLQVVGSICFRPMFASGATTPAPIFRILEQFRGTLVLDEADFKDSTAWAEMVKLLNNGYRPGMPVLRADKENGKWFPRGYQVFGPKILSTRFQFSDEALESRCLTSEMMPLTRDDIPRVLPQSFDAEVGRLRSKLLTFRLNNLCRLKGKTFGNELLEPNLQPRLQEILIPLKAMLNGDGAMVEALGNFVHRLQESLYARRRESDAGRVLSAMIELNTEGAELTSRSIATKANRLDEEAPELTPERVGHLTKRLGFAKDRIGKNRQRTIRWETERAKRLCSMYGIKDDSPVSPGKPSAPSEPSALDTNPADGFGAAFSNRPPSEAESAVLADGFTKSPANRPPNPKAKPNREADSADGSDGLRRGKAALGDDEVPGPSFERTI
- a CDS encoding J domain-containing protein, with protein sequence MEERFNRIKRMQQDLANELQVFMCELFSSAADPAVVMSFARRLGMDVSAGRPSPPQPPTHDPYRVLGCERSMPQEQVRRRYLDLLRKIHPDTAGIKGTEYLTQLVTEAFRKISVENRW
- a CDS encoding AAA family ATPase: MKDENVLELLSEILRFEGSVDMDKDYRIGWGWRHVKIWPATLAKLFKEGYIENVFRSNSFTGYRLSELGKRLLSAEKTPPQTHQGSKLAEADSLFADIIGHDGVKELLRASLLAEKPVHVLLTGPPALAKTLFLWDIEKAGGEKAIWLVGSATSKAGLWDLVAEREPRVLLIDEIDKMNASDTAALLTMMEGGRLVRAKRGRELNINNPLWVVAASNRCEKLSSELRSRFAVRNLNPYGRAEYLTVVKGVLVRSEGLSPELASEVANRLDGLTQNVRDAIRVARLAPQLGVDKAVKLLLGGLEGED